The Musa acuminata AAA Group cultivar baxijiao chromosome BXJ1-8, Cavendish_Baxijiao_AAA, whole genome shotgun sequence genomic sequence CCATTGTTATTGGTCTTATGGTGCCAACCCCTACCGATCATTATTAGAACGATTTTTTGTGTCTCTTATTGTCTGcgattatttttcttttctcattAATTAGATTACGGATTCTGTTATCTATAATGGAGCTATTTTCAGGCTGGTTCGAATTGTCAAATAGTTCATAGATGAGTAACTTGTGTCTTCTCCCTGGAAAAGAGACTATAGCTACAGCTTTGCTACTTTAGCCTTGCAGTTCACATCTTATATGCCTTTGTTTGTACAAGTTACCAGGAAGCTTCATTCGGTGACGGAATGGTGATGAAATCATGTGGGCATTTTTAATGTAACGAAACTAGCTTCTGCATGATAATAACGTACCAAAAATATCCCAAACTGAATTTTGTGTTGGTATTAAGTTGTCACATTATGATTTTCTTAGCATGCTATGCACTTAATAAACAACATTTGGCTCTCACTTGGTGCAAGTTTGTCATCTTGAAATTGAAAGTATTCAGACACAGTATTCTTGCTGTCACTTCGTGCAAGTTTGTCATCTTGAAATTGAAAGTATTCAGACACAGAGTATTCTTGTAGTTCATGTGCAGAAGGGATGGGAAGGAAAAACGATCAGGTGAGATAAGGGAAGATCCACTACGCTGCAAATATTGTTTTGGTGGTTGGTACTTGCTAGAAATTTTGTGCATGTGGAAAGAAAAAAATGTTGGATTCCCCTTTCAGTTGGGGTGGCCGTGGTCGGGGTTTTGGAATGAATATTAAGGAAATAATCAATTGTTTTAGCTCTCAGTTTTCTGAAATTATATGCACCATTGAGCGGCTTCTTATCCTGGACCGCCAACATGTTCTAACAGGACACTTATCCAGTCTTGTGTCACAGAGCATTTTTTTCTGGTCTTGCTTTCTTTTGATGTCCATCATTCATTGGTGAACTTTCCATCTCAATGCTACAGTTCAAACCGGAGGAGATCGCTGCAATCATGACCGACTTTGTTGATCCTGGATCTCTTGCACCAACTGGATTATTTCTTGGTGGAACAAAGTACATGGTCATCCAAGGTGAACCGGGTGTTGTGATTCGAGGGAAGAAGGTCAGTGATTTATTTGTtatttatgaattaaattatatttGCAGTTTCTTTGATGTCTAATTTACATTTGTATATTGTTTTCGTATGAGCTCCAACATATATACTTGATCTTCTAAATCACATAGAAACACTAGTCCTGCTGTATAATTCCATCTTCAAAGATGTCATTGTTTGTTATTTAAGCAGCTTTTATCTATTATTATGGTAGTCATACCTCATGAATATTCTACTCCTAGTTTTTGGGCATTTTTTAGGAATCCTGGTGGCTGCCATTGAATACAAACTTGTTTTGCTAGCAAACTTATTAGTGGCTAACCATATTCGTCTAGAAGTAAAGAACATGGATTAACATTAATTTCTGAAATGTCTAGATGTTTACAGCCTTGAGGATGTTCTAGTTGTTTCAGCTAAAAACATACACtatgaattatttaaataaatgaaTTACAAACTTGGGTTTTTTTTCAGAAACTAAAATTTGGAATATGTTAATCTATTCATCAAACTTTATCTAATTGTTTTTTCGCCTCCACGAGTATATTTTAGGAATCTGATCCTGCTTATATAAAATCTGAATTGTCTAACATGTTGCGAATAATATGTCTAACATCCTGCTTATGATTATGTATATGAGAACTCACCTGATACTGTATCAGTGGGAGAATTATGCACTGGGCCATGACAGAGATATAAGTTGACGTTGGGTGGTTGAAGAGCAAAAGTAAAGGATTTTACTTTCCTTGCAACTCTCACCCTAGACCAATAGCCTGCTCTAGGCCTGAAGGCATTAAGTGATAGAAAGGGaataaaaaacaaagaacagGAGTCAATGAAAGCATGCATAATTTGCAGAAAATTACAGTAAAGTTTCCTGTAGATCGAAATTCAGAAAACCATCAGAACTTGAAGAAAGAGATAGACGTTTGACAATGTTATCATGGATGGACATTgttctttgtgcttatatgtCGATAAAGGCCTATTAAGAAAAGTTTCTGAATGTATGTATTACCAATTTAtggtgaataataaaaaaaaaatttctttatctttttttctgAAAAATGCACAAATAAGAAGACCGTCATTATGTTAACTATAGCAGCTTATAACCTGCTTAAAGATGGACAAACATGTTGACAACCAGTTATGTCTCCCTTgctcatataaaaaaaaattctccaaGTTGGTAATTGGCAGGTTAAACTCATAGCTAATATGTATGTGTGCATCCATATGGTTGGCAGTCGTGGTTTCTCATGGTTTATGTCATTTAAGGTCTAATAGGATGACGCATGACCAGATTAATTTGGTGATTTCATAGCTCAATTGAGATTGTAATAAGTCATGAACAGATGTGATGAGCAATTGGTTCTTTGGTGTGTAATTAGTAGTATAACAGATGGAAATAAACTTGGCAGTGGTTATGTTCACAGGCCAACCAGAAGTTGTGTTAGCATTAatgatttatatgattgacttgtcAAAACAAATGACTTTCAGGGCAGTGGTGGGATTACAGTCAAGAAAACGAATCTGGCATTGATTATTGGTGTATATGATGAGCCCATGACTGGTGGACAGTGCAACATGGTTGTCGAGAGGCTTGGTGATTATCTTTGGGATCAGGGGTTTTGAATTTGGTATTGGTGCTTTTAAACTTGTATATTTATTTTGTTGGCATTACCAGTAACTCGTGGAATGGGGCTTGCAACCTCGAGTGCAAATGAGTAATTAATCTGCTTGATGTCATGTTGGAAATGTATTGCAAGTGTTGTCGGTCTTTGTTTGTCAGcatgaagacttttttttttttttttttttctatttaattaGTCTTGGACAAGGAGGGTTCCTGGAGGGGAGGAGAGTTGATGTAAATTTGACACGTATGCGCATGGTGGTCTGTCTTCCTTCCTGTCTGAAATTCTTGCAACAATATATATTTACCTGACTAGAAAAGTAGTTGTTTCAGGTTTCTTTGGATTTGTTTAATGTGGTGTAATAATACCTACCATTGGCATTGTTGTTTGGTTAAGAGATGCAGAGGAAGTAGTTTTGTTACCTGTGGTCCAAAGTGTCTATTCGTTTGGAGATAGCTTAGTGtaaaaagaagataaaagaatTGAGGGCATTGGCATCTATCTGATTAATCATAAGTAACAAATTAACATGGAAGAATAATAAATAGCCAGCGGCAAGGGATGAGCGATAGGGGACGGGAGAATGTAGGGGTTTCTCCATGCCCAACCGAGGATAGATAATAAAAGAGATTGTTGTTGTAGTTAGTATAATACGATAGTCAAACTGAAACGATCATTGTTATATACTGGGTCTATGAGAAGAAGATAGTCGACTGCAGCATCTCAAATTTGGGTCTTACGGGGATGTGAtccacaaacaaaacaaaacaaaacaaaaaattgcATGTTCCCCATTCCTTTGGGACGGACTGTTCATACGGCTCCTCAGCCAAGGAATAGAAAGATTGGGTCCAAACTTTTGTATCAGATTCTtcttaattatgttttttttttttcttttgtctccGCTGGAAATATATTAGGTATAATAAATATTACTTCAAACAAACAGCACTGAAACGAGAGtcgcccatatatatatatatatatatatatatatatatatatatatatatatatatatatatatatatatatatatatatatatatatatatatatatatattattatctgaGCATAAAAAAGTATTGTTAGGGGGAAAGAAGCATGATCTCACAAGTCTCGGACGGTCGGTGATCTTGCACTTGGTGCCCTACATTCCAGCCGTATCCTATCGACTGGCCCCAGATATTGATTGATCTTGTGTTTTTCGGAGGTGGAAATATGACTGTCGAATACCTAccccatcgtcgtcgtcgtcatcatcatcgagGCCAGTAGAAATAATTGCTAGCAGTATGATTTGGCAAAGAATCATGGACTTCATATGAAGAAACTAGTAGACAACTGTACCTGGCTGGCTCTGTCACGCCAGACGGACAGGCATATACCGTTCATCGCATGCGTTCGAGGGAGAGGGAGATTTCAACTTGCAGTTGCCCGCTGCTTTCATGGCTTCTTCTGTAcacccttattattattattattattattggtttaATGCAGTAGCCGATATAAATTGCAATCCTACAAGTAAAAAAGTCACATGATTTCCCCCTTTTGCATTCAGAAAATGTCTGCGCAGGCTGAGATTGAATTTAATAGCAGGCCGCGGAACACCATTCATTCAATTGTATTGTCTGCATGCCCTCAGCGCACAGAACACCATTCATTCAATTTGTATTGGCCATGGACCATCATCCAATCCCCCTACTCtgctccatccatccatccatccacgtTTTTACCATTAATCGCATCACATCccccctctttctctttctctctctctctctctctctctctgtcaaaGAAAACGAGTCGCATGATATCTACTCGAACACGGATTGGCTCCCAATTCTATCCTAACATCAAAAACTTGGTTGGGAATGGAGGAGGCTTCGATTTGTTTTctttggattaaaaaaaaaaactcaaaatataaAATAGTGCACTCCTTGAAAGTAGAGCATCACGAGAAAGAGCACCACCACCATGATGATTGCATCCGAAATTAATGGGGCTTTTTCTTGGGTGGTGCCCCCTCCCCCCTTCCCCCACCATTGACATCAGAGCCATTAATAGTCAATCGTACGTGATCTGGTCCTGCGAGGAGCATGCAAAACAAAGTATATGGTCACAGTATTTCTCATCGGAGGAGCTCGAGAACCGAGGATCGCATCGCATCCACTGGATTCACGTGACACATGTACTGCATCCCGGAATTCCAAAGCCCGCCGGCCGGCCGGCCGGCTGTTTAACCATCTATTTGCCCTTAAATAATCAAGTCAATGATTGTTGTTGACTTCAAAGCATCAGACATAACTCTCCTTTGTTTCGTTTGCTGCTTTTGCTCCTTGCTCCATCTCTTGATAAAGATGGATGATGGATTCGATTGCTATGCCCGACGTTACCAAGCACGCAGTCCTTGGGA encodes the following:
- the LOC135587901 gene encoding profilin-like yields the protein MSWQTYVDDHLMCEIDGQRLTAAAILGHDGSVWAVSASFPQFKPEEIAAIMTDFVDPGSLAPTGLFLGGTKYMVIQGEPGVVIRGKKGSGGITVKKTNLALIIGVYDEPMTGGQCNMVVERLGDYLWDQGF